The following DNA comes from Flavisolibacter ginsenosidimutans.
TTTAGGAAAAGTTACGTATCCTTTTCTGCCTTATGGTTGGGAAGAAGGGCAGATGCCAAAGCAAGAAACGATTCTGATTAAAAACGGAACGGTGTGGACAAGCGAGGATGCCGGCATCTTGCAAAACACCGATGTGCTGTTGAAGAACGGCAAGATTGCAGCCATCGGAAAAAATCTTTCTGCCGAAGGTGCAAGAGTGATTGATGCAACGGGCAAATTTGTAACGCCGGGCATCATTGACGAACACTCGCACATCGCGGCTGCATCCATCAACGAAGGCGGGCAAAGTGTAACGTCCGAAGTTCGCATCGCTGACAACCTGAATCCGGATGACATCAATATCTATCGCCAGTTGAGCGGTGGTGTAACGACATCGCACATCTTACACGGTTCTGCCAACACCATTGGTGGACAAACGCAATTGATCAAATTGCGTTGGGGCGCTGATGACGAAGGATTGAAGTTTAAAGGCGCCGATGGCTTCATCAAATTTGCTTTGGGCGAAAACGTAAAACGTTCCCCCACGCAAGCCGGCCAAAACAATCGTTTCCCTGATACCCGCATGGGCGTAGAGCAAGTGTTGGAAGATGCGTTCACAAGAGCAAAAGATTACGAACGTGAATGGAAGACATACAACAACAGCGGCAAAAAGAGTCCTGCGCCTCGCCGCGATTTGGAACTGGATGCGTTGGCTGAAATTTTAAACAACAAACGCTTCATTACTTGTCACTCGTATTTGCAAAGCGAGATCAACATGGCAATGCACATTGCCGATAAAATGGGCTATCACTACAACACCTTCACGCACATTTTGGAGGGCTACAAAGTAGCCGATAAAATGAAGGCACACGGTGCAAACGCTTCTACTTTCTCTGATTGGTGGAACTACAAAATGGAAGTCGTTGATGCCATTCCTTACAATGCTTACCTGATGCAGAAAGCCGGTTTGAACGTAGCCATTAATTCTGATGATGCGGAAATGGCAAGACGCTTAAACCAGGAAGCTGCCAAAAGTGTGAAGTACGGCGGCATGACGGAAATTGATGCGTTGAAAATGGTCACTATCAACCCTGCAAAAATGTTGCACGTTGACAAACAAGTTGGCAGCATCAAAGTGGGCAAAGACGCAGACGTTGTTGTTTGGAGCGATCATCCGTTGAGCATTTATGCAAAATCGCTCTACACCATTGTTGACGGAACAATTTATTTCGACCGCGAGAAAGATGCACAAATGGAAAAGCAAATTGCTGCAGAAAGAATGCGCATCGTGAAAAAGATGAACGGCGAAAAGCAACGTGGAATGCCGGTTCAATCGGTTCAACCAAGTTACCAGGTAATCCAAACTTGTGGCGAAGACCATCATGCCTTTGGCATACTGGCTGTAGAAGACGGCAATTAATTGTTCACTTGTTCACGTGTTTACATGTTCACTTGTTAGTTTCTTCGTATGGCAACGTTTAAAACATTTGAAGAAATACACGCTTGGCAAAAGGCGAGGGAGTTGAATATGCTTGTTGGAAACTTTATTGACTCCGGCAGGTTTAAAAGCAACTTCCGGCTGATCAACCAAATTGAAGGATCCGCCGGTTCAATTATGGACAATATTGCCGAAGGCTTTGAACGAAGCGGTAACAAAGAGTTTCTTCAATTTTTATATATCGCCAAAGGATCATGCGGAGAGTTTCGCTCACAACTCTATCGAGCGACGGATCGTAATTACATCCAGAAACCGGAATTTGATGAACTCTTTGCTTTGTCTAAAGAAATCATTAACTGGTTACAAAAGCTTATTGATTACTTGCAAACCTCTGAACTCAAAGGAACGAAGTATATGACCCGAAAGGAAGACAACAAGTGAACAGGTGAACAGGTAAACATGTGAACAAAAAATAAAATCAATGAAAAAAATATTTTTAAGTTTCTCTGCTTTGTGTTTTTTGATGACTGTTCGTTCACAGGAAACAATAGCACCTGCGCCAAAGCAATCGCAACCGATAGTGATTACCAATGCCACTATTCACGTTGGCAACGGACAAGTGATTAACAACGGCTCTATCGTTGTGGTTAATGGAAAGATTACGGCCGTGGGTGCAAGCGTAACACCGCCAGCCGGCGCGAAAACAATTGACGCACAAGGCAAGCAGGTTTATCCCGGTTTGATTTTAGCCAACAGCAATCTTGGTCTTGTTGACGTGAACTCTGTTCGAGCAACGAGTGATGTTCGCGAGATTGGCGACATGAATGCGAGCATTCGCTCCATCATTGCTTACAATGCCGAGAACAAGGTCATCAACACTCTCCGGCCAAGCGGTATTCTATTGGCGCAGGTTGCACCCGAAGGCGGCATGTTGAGCGGCTCATCTTCTGTGGTGCAATTGGATGCATGGAACTGGGAAGATGCCGCATACAAAACCGACAACGGCCTTCATTTCAACATGCCTTCTTTTCTTCCACGCCCACGCTTCGGCTTTGGCGGCGGTGGCGGCCGTGGCGCGGGTGGAGAAGCGCCTGCCGATCCGGTAAAAGAAGCCTTGGAAAAGATTGATGGCTTCAAGGCTTTTCTTCGCGAAGCAAAAGCTTACAACGGCGTGAAGAAGCCGGAGGAAACAAACCTGAAATACGAGGCCGTAAAAGGCTTGTTTGATCGTTCGCAAAAATTGTTTGTTCACGCAAGCACGGTGAAGCAAATTTTGGTGGCGGTTGATATGGCGAAGGAGTTTAATCTTGACATGGTGATTGTTGGTGGTGAAGACAGTTGGCAAGTTGCCGACCTGTTGAAGCAAAACAACATTTCGGTTATTTTAAGCCAGCCGCACAGCCTTCCGATACTTCCCGATGACGACGTGGACCAGCCTTACAAAACGGCGGCGCTTTTGCAAAAAGCCGGCGTCAACTTTGCCATCAATGACGATGACGGACAAACCCGCGGCCGCAATCTTCCGTTTAACGCAGGCACTGCTGTGGCTTATGGATTAACCAAGGAACAAGCGCTGGCCGCCATCTCACTTAATGCGGCAAAAATTTTGGGCGTGGGTGATAAAACCGGTAGCATCGAAGTAGGCAAAGATGCCAACATCGTTATCAGCACCGGCGATATTTTAGACATGCGCACCAACAACATCACGCAGGCTTTTATTCAGGGCCGCGAGATTAGTTTGGAAAGTCATCAAACCCAGTTGTACGACAAGTACAAAAAGAAATTGGGCGTGAAAGACGCATTTTAAACAGAAAGAGGATGAGCAATCATCCTCTTTTTTTAACCGTATTTATTTATTTTTAGAAATGCACCGTTTTAAAATTTTTCTTGTTGCCTTTATTTTTCTTGTTGCCTTTTTACTGTTTCATTTTTATGCATCCGCGCAAAAGCTTTATTATCCCGATTCGGTTTGGCTGCACAAAAAGCCTGAAGAATTGCGGATGAGTGCGCAGGCGGTTGACAGTGCCGTATCCTTTGCGCTTCGCAACGAATCGAAAACAGATTATGATTTGCGCATTGCCAATTTAAAGGCTTACGCTAATGAACCCGCTTACCGGATGCTTGGGCCCATGAAAGAACGCGGCAAGCCTGCAGGGCTCATTATCAAAAACGGATACATCGTTGCCGAATGGGGCGATGCAAACCGCGTGGATATGACCTTCAGTGCTACCAAATCTTATCTCTCTACAGTAGCCGGCTTGGCTCTTGATGCGAGGCTGATAAAAACCATTGACGACAAAGTAGCCGCATACGTAACAGATGAAAAATTTGAGGGCGGGCACAATGCAAAAATTACGTGGCGACATTTGCTTACGCAATCTTCCGACTGGTCGGGTTGTTTGTTTGACGTTTGTGATTGGGCCGATCGTCCGCCGAAAACCGGCGGCATTGACAATTGGAGGAACCGCAAATTGAACGAACCGGGCACGGTGTTCAAGTACAACGACGTGCGGGTGAATTTAACCGCTTACGCCTTGTTGCAGGTTTGGCGAAAGCCTTTGCCAATGGTGCTGAAAGAAAAGCTGATGGACCCGATTGGCGCTTCCACAACCTGGCGTTGGTATGGCTATGAAAATTCTTTTGTGAACGTTGACGGCCTGATGATGCAATCGGTAAGTGGTGGCGGTCATTTTGGTGGTGGTCTTTTCATCAACACATTTGACCAGGCTCGCTTTGGCTTGCTGTTTTGCCGCAAGGGAAAATGGAAAGAGCAGCAATTGATTTCTTCGCAATGGACAGACGCCGTGCATCAATCTTCCTTTGCCAACAAATCTTATGGCCTCATGTGGTGGACCAATGCGGAAAACCATCTTGGCAATGTTTCAAAAAACATTTACGCGGCCGAAGGCTTCGGTGGAAATTTTGTGGTGGTGGACAGCGAAGATGACCTGGTGATTGTTGCCCGCTGGTTAGAGCCATCGAAGATTGGCGAAATGATACAAATTGTGGTGAATTCTTTGCAAAAGAAATAACGGCAAAGTCCTTTTGACATCCTTTATACAAATAAAAAAGCGGTCAAAGTTGACCGCTTTTTGTTTATCGTTTTGCGTTTTATTGCCCAAGGTTCAGCGGAACGGTGTACGCTTCGCCATAGCCGGGATAAACGCCCGTTACCCTTACCGTACCGAAACGATTTTGCAATGCTTCGTTTAAGTCATCCAGACTGCTGATCTCCATTTCACCTTCACTGGTAATGATACCCGTAATCACAAAGCCCGGTTGTATTTTGGCATTCGCCAATACGCCTGTCGGGTTTATCTTGTTCACGATCACGCCGCCTCCAATTCCGTAACGCGATGCTTTGGTTTTATCCAGCGTTGCCAGATCGCCGCCGAGTCGTGCGCTGATGTTGGTAACGACGGGTGTTGCTTTCTTTGTTAGTGTAATTTGGGTAGTGAGTTCCTTGCCGTTGCGCATGTACGTTACGGGCACTTTGTCGCCGGGACGGAAGCCTGCAATTTGTGCGCTCATCTGCATACCCGAAGCAACGGGAGTGTTGTTTACTTTGGTGATCACGTCACCTTTTTTAAGACCGGCAGCATAAGCGCCACCGTCCGTAGGAACTTCTGAAACGTAAACGCCTTCAATGTTTGTGGGGATGCCGAGGCTTTTGATTTGTTCGTCGTTCAAGCCATCGGTAGGAATGTAGCTTACGCCGAGGTAACCTCTTTGTACGTCGCCAAACTGAATGATGTCGCCCACAATTTTTTTAATGATGTTCACCGGAATGGCGAAGGAATAACCGGCGTAGGTTCCGGTAGGCGCAAGAATGGCGGAGTTAATGCCGATGAGCGTTCCGTCGCTGTTTACCAACGCGCCGCCACTGTTGCCCTGGTTCACGGCCGCATCGGTTTGAATAAAGGATTCAATCGGCGTCTCGCCCTTCTTCGTATTGCGTTTGTTGATGTCAATGGTGCGTCCCGTTGCCGAAACAATGCCGGCGGTAACGGTGGCATCAAGCGTCAGCGGGTAACCGATAGCCAGTACCCACTGTCCGAGTTTTATTTGATCAGAATTGCCGTAAACAAGGAAAGGAAGTTTGCTGCCGTCAATTTTCAAAACGGCAATGTCGCTGTTGGGGTCGCGGCCAATGACTTTTGCTTTAAAGGTCTTGCGGTCCGACATGGTTACGGTAATCTCGTCCGCAACGTTGCCGTTGGCTTCGTTTGTAATCACGTGGTTGTTGGTCACAATGTAACCGTCTTCGCTAATGATAACGCCACTGCCCGACGCTCTTTGCTCGGGAATGATGTTGGGGCCGTAATCGTTAAAGAAGTTGTCGAAAAAATCATCCAGGTTGCTGCGGCGTCGCGGCAGGTCGTTGGAAATTTTTTTTGCGGGAATTTTTGTTTTGATGTGAACCACGGCGGGAGCTGCGGTGGCGGCAGCTTTTGTCAGGTCAACGGGATCGGCGGGGGAATAAACTTTCCCGTCAAAGTAGCCTGCATAATTAGCAGGCAAACCGTTTTCTGCTGTTCCCACACCGGCCACAGGGTTGCGGGTGAATTTGTTGTACAGTGCCACGCTTCCTACTGCCGAAGTGGCGCTGATGGCAACGATCAACAAGACTTGTTTAAATTTCATAGTTCGTTTGCTTTATCGGTGAGTTAAGTGTTTCAAAATACATGCCTTTGCCCGACAAAATAACAATGTGTCAGTTCAAATACGTTACCGTTCGGCCAGTTTAACAAATACTACAAGTTTCGTACTTCTTTTACGGTCTCTTGTATCAAACTATACCTCAACTTAACGACAGCAAAAACTCCACCGTGTCCACGCCGTCGGCAAAGTCGCAGATGCTGGGTTGCTGCGCTGCGCCAAAAGCAACGGAATCTTTGCTCACTACGCATTGGATTTGTTCTGTGTCTTTCAACCGCTGCTTAAGACTTTCCCAATCGGAGTAGTATTCATAATTTAATTGGCTGATGGGAGAGAAGACCGAACTGTCTTCTACCAGCAAAAGACTCTCGTTGCTCATGTAGGGCTTGTGATTGAGCAAAAGAATTGCCAGGTGATAATCGTAATTGTTTTTGTATTTCTGGTAATCGGTTAAATAATCGTATTTCTCAAAGACGGTGAGCAGCCGTTCAAAATTGAAGTTGCGCGGCACAAAAATCTTCGTCACGTTGCGGCAACCCAAACCAAAAAATTGATAAACGTCATCGGCGAGTGCTGCAAGCTCTACGTCTGTTTCATTTCCGGTTAAAACAGCAACAGAGGTTCGGTTCTTGCGAATGATGTGCGGGTATTTGCTAAAATAATATTGAAAATAAGTAGAGGAATTGTTGCTGCCCGTAGCAATGTAAGCATCGCAACCTTTAAGCATCTCGCTAACAGTGAAATAAGGTATTGCGTCCGGGTTTAATTCTTTCAGTTTTTTAATCAGGAAAGTGACAAGCGCCTCGTCTTTTGACGAAGGTTTTATCATTGCGTAATGTCCCGTCAACAAAGTGCACATCAGGTCGTGAAAGCCCACCAGCGGAATGTTGCCCGCCATCACAATGCCTACTTTTTTTGGCTGCAAAGGTTCGGTGATTTTGTAGCGGCCGATCAGGCCTTGCAGCGCTTCTTCGGATAGAAACTGTTCAACGATGTTGTTGACCGAAAGATTAATAAACTCAGGAATGAACCAGGGGTTTTCGGCCGTCGCTTTCCGTTTTGCATTTTGCCAGCCTTCGTCATCCGAAGCCATAAGGCTTCCGAGCCTTATCAACAAATCTTTTCTTTCTTGTAAATTCATTCCCCGCGATTATTTTTGTTGCAAAACTACTTCACAACAAAGCAACGAAGACTTATGGCTATAAAGATTACCGAAGAATGTATCAACTGTGGCGCCTGCGAACCGGAATGCCCGAACAACGCGATTTATGAAGGCGGCGTGGAATGGGCCATCGCCGATGGTACTTCCGTAAAAGGTGATTTTACTTTAATTGACGGAACCGTTGTTGACGCCGCCCAACGCAATGCCCCGATCGCTGTGGATACCTACTATATTGTTCCCACTAAATGCACGGAGTGCCAAGGCTTTCACGAAGAACCGCAATGCGCGGCGGTGTGTCCCGTGGACTGCTGCGTACCCGACGAAATGTACCGCGAAACCGTGGAAGAATTGCTGGCAAAAAAAGAACGGATGCATTGATAAACGCATTACCTTTAGTTCACAAACCTCAAGGCAGTTCCCAACTGCTTAATTCAAACAGGTGATATTTCCTGTTGTAAAAAGGTGAAGATCTCAACAGACTTCACCTTTCTTATTTCCTGCTCTTCGTGCGGTGCAAAAGCTTCAATTTTGCAAAAGAATTATCCCGGCATGAAATACGTTGATGCAACAGTTGAAGAAGTAAACGAAGCCTTGCTTCAATCAGCGAAAGCCTTTCAGCTTTACGGCAAGCGGAGCCTAAAGGAGAGAGCAAATTTTCTTTACGCGGTGGCCGAAGAAATGAAGAACATTTCTTCCGAATTGTTATCCATTGCGCAAAAAGAAACACACCTTGATGAAGCACGGCTAAAGGTTGAACTCAATCGCACACTTTTTCAACTGACTTCGTATGCCGATGCCTGTGCCGAAGGTACATGGCTTGACTTGCGCATTGACACCGGCGATAAGGCTCGCAATTCGCCGAAGCCTGATTTGCGCAAAATGCTCGTGCCGCTTGGCCCTGTTGTGGTCTTCGGGGCGTCCAATTTTCCCTTTGCTTATTCCACGGCCGGCGGCGATACCGCTTGTGCGTTGGCGGCTGGTTGTTCCGTCATCATCAAAGCGCATCCCGCACACGCCGGAACATCAGAACGGGTTGCAGCAGCGGTTCAAAAAACCGCCAAGAAACAAGGCTTGCCCGAAGGCATCTTTTTGCATTTACACGGTGCGGGTTTTGAAGTTGGAAAAGCGTTGATTCAACATCCGCTCACCAAAGCCGTTGGCTTTACGGGTTCGTTTGAAGGTGGCAAAGCCCTGTTTGATTTGGCTGCACAGCGCAATGAACCCATTCCTGTTTTTGCCGAAATGGGCAGCGTGAATCCCGTTTTTCTCCTGCCCCAAAAATTGGCAAATGAAACCGGCAAACTGGCTTCCATGCTGGCGGCTTCCATCACGCAAAGCGTTGGACAGTTTTGCACAAATCCGGGAATTTTAGTAGGCGTAAAAAGCAAGGTGCTTGACGAATTCAAAGAATTCTTGGGGGAGCAAATAAAGCAGACTTCACCCACATCAATGTTGCATCCCGGTATTGCCAAAAGTTTTCAAAAGAACAGGGCAAAAGCAATTGAAGAAGGCGCAGTAGTTGTTGCAACAAATGAGGCCGACGTTGAAGAAGACGAAAGCATTCCCACGCTTGCTGAAGTTCCGGCTGAACAATTTTTACAAAATACTCTTTTGCACAAAGAAGTTTTTGGCCCTTATTCTTTGTTGGTTGAATGTGCAACAAAGGAAGAGATGTTGGAAGTGGCAAAAGCAATCGAAGGCCAATTAACCTGCACGTTGATGGCAACCGATGAAGAAGCGAATAAAAATTCTGAATTGATTGACGCATTGAAAGAAAAATGCGGACGCTTTGTTTTTAACGGCGTACCCACGGGTGTGGAAGTGGCGTTGAGCATGCAACACGGCGGCCCGTATCCCGCTACCACCGACAGTCGTTTTACCGCTGTCGGCGCCGACGGCATCAAACGTTTTGCACGGCCTTTGTGTTTTCAAAACTGGAACAACGATCTTCTGCCTGATGAACTGAAGAATGAAAACCCGCTCGGCCTTTGGCGCACCGTTAATAATGTGCTAAGCAAAGATCCGGTTAACGCCGATTAAAGACCGCACTATAATTTTACGGCATGTTTGCTGCAAAACACATCCCTTACAACCAAACCACGAGCTTTTCGAAAATTGTAACAGGCTATCTCGGCGGCACGGAATCCTTGCGTCCCTTTTACGGTCAGCCGCCAACACTTGAAGGCATTCGGGAAAAGCTGAAAGAACGAAGCGGAAAAGCGATCGACCGTGAGATGTTGGTCAGCGTATTAAAGCAGCAATACGAAGGCATGAATGCTTCGGCAACCGTGCAGCAGAACATTGAAAGCCTTTTGTCTTCCAATACGTTTACGATTACCACTGCGCACCAACCGAATTTGTTTACCGGGCCTTTGTATTTTCTCTACAAAATTTTACACGTCATCAAACTCGCGGCAAGCCTGAACGAACAATGTCCTTCCAACCGTTTTGTTCCGGTTTATTACATGGGTTCGGAAGATGCGGACTTTGCTGAGTTGAATCACACATACGTTGACGGAAAAAAAATTGAATGGAAGAAAGAACAAAGCGGCGCGGTGGGCCGCATGGTAGTTGACAAGACCTTGGTGCAATTGATTGACGAACTGGAAGGACAATTGAGTGTGGAAGAAAAAGGCGCCGAAGTGATCCAACTTTTGCGGAAGGCTTACATAAACGGTAAAACCATTCAGGCCGCAACGTTTGAACTGATCAACGAATTGTACGGTTCGTACGGACTTGTGGTGCTCATTCCCGATCATCCGTTGTTGAAGGCACAAATGAAAGACTTGTTTGCCGATGATTTGTTTGCCAACAAACCATTTTCGATTGTGCAGAAAACATCGGAAAGAATCAGTGAAAACTATCACGCACAAGCCTATCCGCGTGAGATAAATTTATTTTACCTGAAAGATTCAATCCGCGAACGCATTGAAAAAAAAGAGGACCGCTTCTTTGTGCTGAACACCGAAATTTCTTTCACCGAAGAAGAATTAAAAAACGAATTAAACGAGCATCCCGAACGCTTTAGTCCGAACGTGATTTTGCGGGGCATTTACCAGGAAACAATCTTGCCAAATCTTGTTTTTGTCGGCGGTGGCGGCGAACTGGCTTATTGGCTTCAATTAAAAGATTTGTTTGAGACCTACGGTGTTTCATATCCAGTGCTGGTCTTGCGCAATTCATTTTTGGTTATCGAAGAAAAGTGGAAGAAAAAAATTGAACGCCTCGGCATTTCGACCCAACAACTTTTTTTGCCGGAAGAAGAACTGATCAAAGTGCTTGTAAAAGAAAGAGCCGAGCACCCGGTTTCACTGAACGGAAATTTTGAAACTGCCGTTGAACTTTATGGCCGCATTAAAGAGCAGGCAACAAATGTTGACGCAACGTTATCGCAACACGTTGCGGCTATACAGGCACGTTCGTTGAAAGCCTTGCAGGAACTTGAAAAGAAAATGCTTCGCGCCGAAAAGCGCAAGCACACGGATTTGCAATCACAGGTGCACAAAATAAAGGCGACGCTTTTTCCCAACAACGGCTTGCAGGAAAGAGTTGAAAATTTTAGCCGGTTTTATGCAAAGTGGGGAAGAAGTTTTATCGAGGAGTTGTATAATAACTCATTAACGTTGGAGCAACAGTTCACAGTGCTTGAAGAACGCGGCTAAACAGTTTTCATTTTCTCCACCTTCTTCATTACTTCATCGCTCAACGACTGCTTGTAATCCGCTATCCGTTTGCTCACTTCTTCGTCAAAGCTGCCGATGATTTGCGCCGCAAGAATGCCCGCGTTTTTTGCGCCGTTTAACGCAACGGTTGCCACAGGCACACCGCCGGGCATTTGTAAAATCGAAAGCACCGAATCCCAACCGTCAATGGAATTGCTTGATTTGACGGGCACGCCAATCACGGGCAAGGTCGTAAGCGAAGCCACCATGCCGGGCAAATGCGCCGCACCACCGGCGCCGGCAACAATCACTTTTAAGCCACGGCTTTTCGCCGACGTTGCGTAGTCAAACATCCATTGTGGCGTGCGGTGTGCGGAAACAATGGTAAGCTCAAACGCAATTTGGAATTGCGTGAGCATGTCGGCAGCGGCTTGCATTACGTTTAAATCGCTATCGCTGCCCATGATGATACCGACGAGCGGTTTTGTTTCAGCCATCAAAAAAGTTTCAACGAAAATAAAGCATCAGACAAGAAGCTATCTCACCAAATCTCCACGCAACCGAAGCAACTCCGTTTCCGCCGCTTTTAAATTATACCGTGCGTTAATTAAATTGGTGATGGTGGTGGAAACATTTTCTTCGGCCTGTCGCAGTTCAATGAAGGTTGTTTTTCCCAGGCGGTAACGTTCGCGTTCGATGAATAAATTTTCTCTCGCAAGGCCTACGCTTGAGTCAAGTGTTTCCACTACTTGGCGTTGCGCTTCGTAACTGCGGAAAGAATTTATAAGATTAGTGTTGAGCAACGACGTTTGGCTTTCGTATTGGAGTTCGTGGTAGCGCACCGTCAGTTCGGCTTGCCGTATTTGCTGCCGCACCGTAAAGTTGTTCAGGATTGGGACCGTAGCCGTGATGCCGTAATTAAATCCTTTGTTTAAGTTGAACAGCGGCGAAAATTGATTAATCACCTGGTTGTTGCTGGTGCGGCTAAAGTTATAGGCAGAGATGAGCGAAACGGTGGGATAACGTTGCGCCTTTACTAACCGCACGTTTAATTCCGCTGCTTTAATGTTGGCTCTCGTCAGTTGCAAATCGGGTGTGGAAAGATTGCTTAACAGGGCCGCCAAAACCAAATCGCTTCGCACGGGAATGGTGTCGGAAACTTTGTAATTAACCGAAGGAGCGGTATTCATCAATTCATTCAAGGTTTGCCGACGCTGGTCAATCAAAGCAAGTTGATTTAACTGCGCGGCTTTGCTGTTGTTAAAATCAATTTTCGCTTGCAGCACATCAGGCTTAATGCCAACGCCGATGTCGAATTTGTATTGGGCCAATTTCAAGCGGTCGGATGCCAACTGCATTTGTTCTTCCACGTTTCGCAGTTGCTGCTGTTGGCGTACAATGTCGTAATAGGTTGTAACAACGTTTGCCACGGTATTGATGACGGCACTCTTCACCACAAGATTTCCCTGTTCAACCGCAATGTCCAACTGGTTGCGTAGCAAAAACATCCGAAAGCCGTCAAACACCGTCCAGTTAAGGTTTATTGATGCCGTGAGGCTGTTGGATTTAATTCCTTTCCGCTCTTTTTCCGAACCGTCGGCAAGCGTTTGCCGCTGGTTGTTGTTGTTGGCGAGATAGGTACCGTTGCCGTTCAGCCGCGGATAAAAACCTGCATTGCGGTACAAGTAATTAATAGCCGCAACGGCCGAATCCTGCCGCGAAAGTTGAATGTCGTAATTGTTACGAAGAGCATAAGCAACCGCTTCTTCCACTGTCAGCGAATCCTGTTGCGCAAGTCCCTCTTTGCCTGCGACGGCAATAACGAGCAAGAAAAAAAATCGTTTCATCATGCGTTTAGTATCGTGCTTTCTCGGCTTCAACCGCTTCTTTTTCTTTGTCCATTTCATCCAGCGGGTTTCGTTTGTGCTTTGATGAAAGATAAGAATACATGGCCGGTATAACGAACAAGGTTAAGACAAGTGAAAAAATGATTCCGCCAATGATGACAATACCCAGCGGAATGCGGCTGGTGGCTGCTGCGCCCAACGACAGCGCAATGGGCAAGGCACCCAAAGCCATCGCCAGAGACGTCATTAAAATGGGGCGCAAACGTTGGGTAGATGCGTAAATGGCCGCGTCCGTTTT
Coding sequences within:
- the bshC gene encoding bacillithiol biosynthesis cysteine-adding enzyme BshC, which produces MFAAKHIPYNQTTSFSKIVTGYLGGTESLRPFYGQPPTLEGIREKLKERSGKAIDREMLVSVLKQQYEGMNASATVQQNIESLLSSNTFTITTAHQPNLFTGPLYFLYKILHVIKLAASLNEQCPSNRFVPVYYMGSEDADFAELNHTYVDGKKIEWKKEQSGAVGRMVVDKTLVQLIDELEGQLSVEEKGAEVIQLLRKAYINGKTIQAATFELINELYGSYGLVVLIPDHPLLKAQMKDLFADDLFANKPFSIVQKTSERISENYHAQAYPREINLFYLKDSIRERIEKKEDRFFVLNTEISFTEEELKNELNEHPERFSPNVILRGIYQETILPNLVFVGGGGELAYWLQLKDLFETYGVSYPVLVLRNSFLVIEEKWKKKIERLGISTQQLFLPEEELIKVLVKERAEHPVSLNGNFETAVELYGRIKEQATNVDATLSQHVAAIQARSLKALQELEKKMLRAEKRKHTDLQSQVHKIKATLFPNNGLQERVENFSRFYAKWGRSFIEELYNNSLTLEQQFTVLEERG
- the purE gene encoding 5-(carboxyamino)imidazole ribonucleotide mutase, giving the protein MAETKPLVGIIMGSDSDLNVMQAAADMLTQFQIAFELTIVSAHRTPQWMFDYATSAKSRGLKVIVAGAGGAAHLPGMVASLTTLPVIGVPVKSSNSIDGWDSVLSILQMPGGVPVATVALNGAKNAGILAAQIIGSFDEEVSKRIADYKQSLSDEVMKKVEKMKTV
- a CDS encoding TolC family protein, whose translation is MMKRFFFLLVIAVAGKEGLAQQDSLTVEEAVAYALRNNYDIQLSRQDSAVAAINYLYRNAGFYPRLNGNGTYLANNNNQRQTLADGSEKERKGIKSNSLTASINLNWTVFDGFRMFLLRNQLDIAVEQGNLVVKSAVINTVANVVTTYYDIVRQQQQLRNVEEQMQLASDRLKLAQYKFDIGVGIKPDVLQAKIDFNNSKAAQLNQLALIDQRRQTLNELMNTAPSVNYKVSDTIPVRSDLVLAALLSNLSTPDLQLTRANIKAAELNVRLVKAQRYPTVSLISAYNFSRTSNNQVINQFSPLFNLNKGFNYGITATVPILNNFTVRQQIRQAELTVRYHELQYESQTSLLNTNLINSFRSYEAQRQVVETLDSSVGLARENLFIERERYRLGKTTFIELRQAEENVSTTITNLINARYNLKAAETELLRLRGDLVR